The following are from one region of the Corylus avellana chromosome ca1, CavTom2PMs-1.0 genome:
- the LOC132174031 gene encoding ubiquitin-like-conjugating enzyme ATG10, which translates to MCKMQESASTMVEGYLSLENIILRSIEEEHDELSCPQKEETSCSEKEELIDIATLVQSNCSKVPYYDLHIIYSASYRVPVLFFRAYYGDGEPLGFNEIEKDLPAHSAKALLDSKWMFITQEEHPYLNRPWFKLHPCGTSEWMKLLFHVDVSVAKNGVTVELYLLSWLSVVGQVVGLRIPLEMLNQQ; encoded by the exons ATGTGTAAGATGCAAGAGTCAGCTAGTACTATG GTGGAAGGATACTTATCATTGGAGAACATAATTCTCAGGTCAATTGAG GAAGAACATGATGAACTAAGTTGCCCTCAGAAAGAAGAGACAAGTTGCTCCGAGAAAGAGGAGCTCATTGATATTGCCACCTTA GTCCAGAGCAATTGCAGCAAAGTACCTTACTATGATCTCCATATAATATATAGTGCTTCATACAGAGTTCCAGTGCTATTTTTTCGTGCTTACTACGGTG ATGGAGAACCTTTAGGGTTTAATGAAATCGAAAAAGACCTTCCTGCTCACTCTGCGAAAGCATTGTTGGATTCAAAATGGATGTTCATAACCCAGGAG GAGCATCCATACTTGAACAGGCCATGGTTCAAATTACATCCATGTGGGACAAGTGAGTGGATGAAGCTGCTTTTCCATGTTGATGTTTCTGTGGCTAAAAATGGAGTGACAGTTGAACTCTATCTGCTTTCATGGCTCTCAGTCGTTGGGCAAGTGGTTGGTCTTAGAATTCCTCTTGAAATGCTGAATCAGCAATAA
- the LOC132166686 gene encoding protein ZINC INDUCED FACILITATOR-LIKE 1-like isoform X2 — MVRDFHIAKREEDIGYYAGYIGSSFMLGRALTSVFWGIVADRYGRKPVIVIGIVAVVIFNTLFGLSVNFWMAITTRFLLGSLNGLLGPIKAYASEIFREEYQALGLSAVSTAWGIGLIIGPALGGFLAQPADKYPNLFSKESLFGRFPYFLPCLAISIFALGVIIPTCWLPETLHMHRENVSPDDSEKGLETGSCESNVNEKPKQIEGRGPIAKESLLKNWPLMSSIIVYCVFSLHDMAYTEIFSLWAVSPRSHGGLSYSTKDVGEVLAISGLGLLVFQLSLYPYVERLLGSIMVVRIGGVVSIPLLASFPYIALLSGLSLSFVVNFASVVKNVLSVSIITALFLLQNAAVEQHQRGAANGIAMTAMSLFKAAGPAGGGVIFSWAQKRQDAAFFPGDQMVFFILNVVEAIGVLMTFKPFLTQKVKAIR; from the exons atG GTTAGGGATTTTCATATTGCAAAAAGAGAGGAAGATATTGGCTACTATGCTGGTTATATCG GGTCTTCATTTATGCTTGGTAGAGCTCTGACATCTGTTTTTTGGGGAATTGTGGCCGATCGCTATGGTCGAAAACCTGTTATAGTTATAGGGATTGTCGCAGT GGTTATATTCAACACTCTCTTTGGCCTTAGTGTAAACTTTTGGATGGCAATTACTACAAGGTTTCTTCTGGGAAGTTTGAATGGCTTACTTGGACCAATAAAG GCATATGCAAGTGAAATTTTTCGAGAAGAATACCAAGCTTTAGGACTATCAGCA GTTAGTACGGCATGGGGCATAGGATTGATTATTGGCCCTGCATTGGGAGGATTTCTCGCACAG CCTGCAGATAAATATCCAAATTTATTTTCCAAAGAATCTTTGTTTGGGAG ATTCCCATACTTCTTGCCCTGCCTTGCAATATCAATTTTTGCACTGGGAGTAATTATACCTACATGCTGGCTTCCG GAAACATTGCACATGCATAGAGAAAATGTATCACCTGATGACTCGGAGAAAGGTTTAGAAACTGGATCCTGCGAGTCTAATGTAAAcgaaaaaccaaaacaaattgaagGAAGAGGTCCAATTGCTAAGGAAAGCCTCCTAAAGAATTGGCCTCTGATGTCATCTATCATTGTTTATTGTGTTTTCTCACTTCATGATATGGCTTACACAGAG ATATTCTCCTTATGGGCTGTCAGCCCTCGAAGTCACGGGGGTTTGAGCTACTCAACTAAGGATGTCGGTGAAGTTCTTGCAATCTCTG GTCTTGGCCTTCTCGTTTTTCAACTTTCTTTATATCCATACGTGGAGAGACTTCTTGGGAGCATTATGGTAGTTCGCATCGGTGGT GTTGTATCCATACCTTTGTTAGCAAGTTTCCCATACATAGCTTTGTTATCTGGATTGAGCCTCTCCTTCGTGGTAAATTTTGCTTCTGTGGTGAAGAATGTCTTATCT GTGTCCATCATTACTGCCTTGTTTCTTCTGCAAAACGCAGCTGTG GAGCAACATCAAAGAGGAGCTGCTAATGGCATCGCTATGACAGCAATGTCTCTATTCAAAGCAGCTGGTCCAGCTGGAGGTGGTGTAAT ATTTTCTTGGGCACAAAAGCGTCAAGATGCTGCTTTCTTTCCAG GTGACCAGATGGTTTTCTTCATCTTGAATGTGGTTGAGGCAATTGGAGTGTTGATGACATTCAAACCATTTCTTACTCAGAAAGTAAAGGCCATTAGATGA
- the LOC132166686 gene encoding protein ZINC INDUCED FACILITATOR-LIKE 1-like isoform X1 has translation MAEGCREGLLKKKTYYENCPGCKVDQYKELQRGLPIRELVSTWIVVLCTALPISSLFPFLYFMVRDFHIAKREEDIGYYAGYIGSSFMLGRALTSVFWGIVADRYGRKPVIVIGIVAVVIFNTLFGLSVNFWMAITTRFLLGSLNGLLGPIKAYASEIFREEYQALGLSAVSTAWGIGLIIGPALGGFLAQPADKYPNLFSKESLFGRFPYFLPCLAISIFALGVIIPTCWLPETLHMHRENVSPDDSEKGLETGSCESNVNEKPKQIEGRGPIAKESLLKNWPLMSSIIVYCVFSLHDMAYTEIFSLWAVSPRSHGGLSYSTKDVGEVLAISGLGLLVFQLSLYPYVERLLGSIMVVRIGGVVSIPLLASFPYIALLSGLSLSFVVNFASVVKNVLSVSIITALFLLQNAAVEQHQRGAANGIAMTAMSLFKAAGPAGGGVIFSWAQKRQDAAFFPGDQMVFFILNVVEAIGVLMTFKPFLTQKVKAIR, from the exons ATGGCAGAAGGTTGCAGAGAGGggcttttgaagaagaagacttACTATGAGAATTGTCCTGGCTGTAAAGTAGACCAATATAAAGAGTTGCAACGAGGTTTACCCATCAGAGAGCTTGTTTCCACATGGATTGTTGTGCTTTGTACTG CGCTGCCAATAtcatctctctttcctttcctttatttcatG GTTAGGGATTTTCATATTGCAAAAAGAGAGGAAGATATTGGCTACTATGCTGGTTATATCG GGTCTTCATTTATGCTTGGTAGAGCTCTGACATCTGTTTTTTGGGGAATTGTGGCCGATCGCTATGGTCGAAAACCTGTTATAGTTATAGGGATTGTCGCAGT GGTTATATTCAACACTCTCTTTGGCCTTAGTGTAAACTTTTGGATGGCAATTACTACAAGGTTTCTTCTGGGAAGTTTGAATGGCTTACTTGGACCAATAAAG GCATATGCAAGTGAAATTTTTCGAGAAGAATACCAAGCTTTAGGACTATCAGCA GTTAGTACGGCATGGGGCATAGGATTGATTATTGGCCCTGCATTGGGAGGATTTCTCGCACAG CCTGCAGATAAATATCCAAATTTATTTTCCAAAGAATCTTTGTTTGGGAG ATTCCCATACTTCTTGCCCTGCCTTGCAATATCAATTTTTGCACTGGGAGTAATTATACCTACATGCTGGCTTCCG GAAACATTGCACATGCATAGAGAAAATGTATCACCTGATGACTCGGAGAAAGGTTTAGAAACTGGATCCTGCGAGTCTAATGTAAAcgaaaaaccaaaacaaattgaagGAAGAGGTCCAATTGCTAAGGAAAGCCTCCTAAAGAATTGGCCTCTGATGTCATCTATCATTGTTTATTGTGTTTTCTCACTTCATGATATGGCTTACACAGAG ATATTCTCCTTATGGGCTGTCAGCCCTCGAAGTCACGGGGGTTTGAGCTACTCAACTAAGGATGTCGGTGAAGTTCTTGCAATCTCTG GTCTTGGCCTTCTCGTTTTTCAACTTTCTTTATATCCATACGTGGAGAGACTTCTTGGGAGCATTATGGTAGTTCGCATCGGTGGT GTTGTATCCATACCTTTGTTAGCAAGTTTCCCATACATAGCTTTGTTATCTGGATTGAGCCTCTCCTTCGTGGTAAATTTTGCTTCTGTGGTGAAGAATGTCTTATCT GTGTCCATCATTACTGCCTTGTTTCTTCTGCAAAACGCAGCTGTG GAGCAACATCAAAGAGGAGCTGCTAATGGCATCGCTATGACAGCAATGTCTCTATTCAAAGCAGCTGGTCCAGCTGGAGGTGGTGTAAT ATTTTCTTGGGCACAAAAGCGTCAAGATGCTGCTTTCTTTCCAG GTGACCAGATGGTTTTCTTCATCTTGAATGTGGTTGAGGCAATTGGAGTGTTGATGACATTCAAACCATTTCTTACTCAGAAAGTAAAGGCCATTAGATGA